Proteins encoded together in one Gallus gallus isolate bGalGal1 chromosome 18, bGalGal1.mat.broiler.GRCg7b, whole genome shotgun sequence window:
- the ENGASE gene encoding cytosolic endo-beta-N-acetylglucosaminidase, whose translation MAEAAAQDGTARRGKRAAEEGEEERGGRRRRSFQPAAEPLGTTVLHAAVDTRPQPLPARYFDTGTTEPISFFLSGLEELLAWHPSSDDEFNVCAVPLAQRQPPLHSRRPRTLLCHDMRGGYLEDRFIQGSATRNPYVFYHWRYIDIFVYFSHHTVTIPPVCWTNAAHRNGVPVLGTFITEWADGEKLCEAFLAGGEDAYRAVSHQLARIAQHYRFDGWLINIENALSAAAVGNLSPFLRHLTAEVHGAVPGGLVIWYDSILESGTLRWQNELNQQNRVFFDACDGLFVNYNWKEEHLERTRELAGQRHADVYIGVDVFARGDVVGGGFDTNKSLSLIRKHGLSAAIFAPGWVYEHLGEENFLQNEDKFWGLLEDYLPTHSICTLPLATSFSVGMGTGMFLAGKEEEAGPWYNLSAQEIQPLYPERRGWLSTSCCLQDAWCGGSSLRVQGTIPPGEERVAIRLFSFQMHAPPKLFLNLLYKMEGPHRDDFTVALELTTWHSSRCHDGTVTVLPSEDEPHGRHHPRLLPAPPPALSRMLAACSHGAQGWTSRCYEQELRGCSLRDLSLLVSRQQASPQETSFSCLLGELRVLDAGSMAASPPQVQSLTASQLWWQDGPSAEQLSLSLTLRWAFPPGRAACFRVLSQGARCHRAQPAQPQLLGLAHGCQYRAVGLAVPRPAPGQSCQLELLVEPVLPSELPVGPERWGRLLLVYSEPAGGSS comes from the exons AtggcggaggcggcggcgcaGGACGGGACCGCGCGGCGCGGGAAGAGAGCGGcggaggagggagaggaggagcggggcgggcggcggcggcggag CTTCCAGCCGGCGGCGGAGCCCCTGGGAACCACCGTGCTGCACGCGGCCGTCGACACCCGCCCGCAACCCCTGCCAG CGCGGTACTTCGACACCGGCACCACGGAGCCCATCAGCTTCTTCCTGTCCggcctggaggagctgctggcctGGCATCCCAGCAGCGATGATGAATTCAACGTCTGTGCGGTGCCGCTGGCCCAGCGCCAGCCCCCGCTGCACAGCCGGAGACCCCGCACGCTGCTGTGCCACGACATGCGTGGGGGATACCTGGAGGACAG GTTCATCCAGGGCTCGGCCACACGCAACCCGTACGTGTTCTACCACTGGCGCTACATCGACATCTTCGTCTACTTCAGCCACCACACTGTCACCATCCCACCCGTGTGCTGGACCAATGCGGCGCACAGGAACGGCGTCCCGGTGCTGG GCACCTTCATCACGGAGTGGGCTGATGGCGAGAAGCTGTGCGAGGCATTCCTGGCGGGTGGGGAGGACGCGTACCGTGCTGTGAGCCACCAGCTGGCCCGCATCGCACAGCACTACCGCTTCGACGGCTGGCTGATCAACATAGAGAACGCGCTGAGC GCGGCGGCGGTGGGGAACTTGTCCCCCTTCCTGCGGCATCTGACTGCAGAGGTGCACGGCGCGGTGCCGGGGGGGCTGGTGATTTGGTACGACAGCATCCTGGAGAGTGGCACGTTGAGGTGGCAGAATGAGCTGAATCAGCAGAATAG GGTGTTCTTTGATGCCTGTGATGGGCTGTTCGTCAACTACAACTGGAAGGAGGAGCACCTGGAGCGCACGCGTGAGCTGGCTGGGCAGCGCCACGCCGACGTCTACATCGGTGTCGATGTCTTTGCTCGTGGGGATGTGGTTGGTGGTGGCTTTGACACCAACAAG TCACTGAGCCTGATCCGCAAGCACGGCCTGTCCGCAGCCATCTTCGCCCCTGGCTGGGTCTACGAGCACCTGGGAGAGGAGAACTTTCTGCAGAATGAGGACAA GTTCTGGGGCTTGCTGGAAGACTACCTGCCCACGCATAGCATCTGCACGCTGCCCCTCGCCACCTCCTTCAGCGTGGGAATGGGCACCGGCATGTTCCTCGCTGGGAAG GAGGAAGAGGCCGGGCCGTGGTACAACCTGAGCGCCCAGGAGATCCAGCCCCTCTATCCGGAGCGCCGGGGCTGGCtgagcaccagctgctgcctgcaggacgCCTGGTGTGGGGGCAGCTCCCTGCGGGTGCAGGGCACCATCCCTCCCGGCGAGGAGCGTGTGGCCATCCG ccttttctctttccagatgCATGCACCGCCCAAGCTCTTCCTGAACCTGCTCTACAAGATGGAGGGGCCGCACCGGGATGACTTCACGGTTGCCCTGGAGCTCACCACCTGGCACTCGAGCAGATGCCATGATGGCACTGTCACTGTGCTGCCgagtgaggatg AGCCCCACGGCCGCCACCACCCCcgtctgctcccagccccaccaccTGCCCTCTCCAGGATGCTTGCTGCCTGCAGTCACGGTGCCCAGGGCTGGACCAGCCG GTGCTACGAGCAGGAGCTGCGGGGCTGCAGCCTGCGCGACCTCTCCCTGCTGGTGTCCCGTCAGCAGGCCAGCCCACAGGAGACGAGCTTCAGCTGCCTCCTGGGGGAGCTCCGG GTGCTGGATGCGGGCAGCATGGCAGCCTCCCCGCCGCAAGTGCAGAGCCTGACAGCCTCCCAGCTCTGGTGGCAGGATGGCCCCAGCGCCGAGCAGCTCTCCCTCAGCCTCACACTGCGCTGGGCCTTTCCCCCCGGGCGGGCTGCCTGCTTCCGTGTGCTCAGCCAGGGTGCACGGTGCCACCGGGCACAGCCGGCGCAGCCGCAGCTCCTGGGGCTGGCACATGGCTGCCAGTACCGTGCGGTGGGGCTGGCGGTGCCACGGCCGGCACCCGGGCAGTCGtgccagctggagctgctggtggagcCGGTGCTGCCCAGCGAGCTGCCTGTGGGCCCGGAGCGATGGGGCCGGCTGCTGCTGGTGTACTCTGAGCCGGCCggtggcagcagctga
- the C1QTNF1 gene encoding complement C1q tumor necrosis factor-related protein 1: MEGLWALRVLLLSCLLLPNPVCSQTSPDPGQHPADPEEVPSKHQAARATQEQKDSGVQEGLPPRPHCVRCCEPPEHRFSYPQYHPQINMTILKGEKGERGERGMQGKFGKTGVAGSRGHTGPKGQKGSAGAPGERCKSHYAAFSVGRKKPLHSNDYYQTLIFDTEFVNLYDHFNMFTGKFYCYVPGIYYFSLNVHTWNQKETYLHIMRNGAEVVILYAQVSDRSIMQSQSVMLELREQDEVWVRLYKGERENAVFSDEYDTYITFSGHLIKYSGDP; the protein is encoded by the exons atggagGGGCTTTGGGCACTCAGagtcctgctgctctcctgcctgctgctgcccaacCCTGTGTGCAGCCAGACCAGCCCCGACCCCGGCCAGCATCCGGCAGACCCCGAGGAGGTCCCATCCAAGCACCAGGCAGCCAG GGCCACGCAGGAGCAGAAGGACAGCGGTGTCCAGGAGGGGCTGCCCCCACGGCCCCACTGCGTCCGCTGCTGTGAGCCCCCCGAGCACCGCTTCTCCTACCCCCAGTACCACCCCCAGATCAACATGACCATCTTGAAAG gtGAGAAGGGGGAACGCGGTGAGCGGGGCATGCAGGGGAAGTTCGGCAAGACGGGGGTGGCCGGCAGCAGGGGCCACACGGGGCCCAAGGGACAGAAGGGCAGCGCGGGTGCCCCGGGGGAGCGCTGCAAGAGCCACTACGCTGCCTTCTCGGTGGGCCGCAAGAAACCCCTGCACAGCAACGACTACTACCAAACCCTCATCTTCGACACGGAGTTCGTCAACCTCTACGACCACTTCAACATGTTCACGGGGAAGTTCTACTGCTACGTCCCTGGGATCTACTACTTCAGCCTGAACGTGCACACCTGGAACCAGAAGGAGACCTACCTGCACATCATGCGCAACGGGGCCGAGGTGGTGATCCTCTACGCGCAGGTGAGCGACCGCAGCATCATGCAGAGCCAGAGCGTCATGCTGGAGCTGCGGGAGCAGGACGAGGTCTGGGTGAGGCTCTACAAGGGTGAGCGCGAGAATGCGGTCTTCAGTGATGAATATGACACTTACATCACCTTCAGTGGGCACCTCATCAAGTACAGCGGGGACCCCTGA